The genome window CTTTCCTTGCTTATGACCCGATAATAACGACATCTATCTTTCAATCGTCATCAAACGCTGAAATTGAGCTATCTCTAACACCTTATAGACAGCATCACTTGGGTTGACAAGTTTCAAGGTACCAGATAGCTGTTCAATATGATCTTTTAATAATAAAATCATACCCAGTGCGGAACTATCCATATAGGAGGTTTTACTTAAATCTAATATTACATTCACCCCTTGTTCGGTACGATGAATATAGGCCTCTCTAAATTGCTGGTGCAATGAAAAATCAAATCTGTCTTCAATCGCGATAGTAACGTTATTGCCTGCAAACTCTTCAATTTGTAATGACATATAATTTCCTTTACGTTTATATTTTTATAACTCTCAATTTCACCTTTGTTTAACCTTAGCTAAACAATTTTTTATCGTGGTACTTTCAAAACGCTTCCTTCATTTGCTTTTTATCTAGCTCGGCGTAGCTCAGTAATAACTCCGGTATTTGTTTAAGTTCACAGATATCCGTATGAGCGTTAAGTTGAACAGCGCTGCCCGGCATACCCCATATCAAGCTGGTATTTTTATCCTGTACTAAAGTGCGCGCCCCTTGCATTTTCAACGCAAGCATTGCGCGAGCACCATCATTTCCCATTCCAGTTAGCAACACCGCTTGCACATTGTTTGCCATTGGTAACAGTGAATGAAATAACACATCCACCGAAGGTTTATGACGGTTAACTAATGCACTATCTTCTAACACACAAAACAATGAACCGTTTTTTTCAGTAACCTTCAAGTGCTGATCACCTGGTGCAATATAAGCGTAACCTGTCTTAATTTTCTGCCTGTGCTTTGCCTCCTGCACACAAATATGACAACTTTCATTGAGTCGTTCAGCAAAACGAGCACTAAAGGTTTTAGGAATATGTTGGGTGATCACGATAGCAGGACTGTTACTGGGGAGGTTAACCAGCACGCTTTTTATCGCTTCCGTGCCACCAGTTGACGCACCAATGGCGATTAAATGGTTCTCTCTTTTAGTACCATTAAACGGCAACGGTTGTGTTAAATTAATATCAGATACAGACTGTACTAATGAATATTTTTTTTGTTCGACGGTCATTGCCGACTTAATTATAGTTAGCAACTGCTCTTTAAAATTATCTTTAGATGCAATAAGGGTTTCAAAACTCGGTTTTTCAATGAAGTCCAAAGCGCCAAGTTCTAACGCCCGTAACGTAATATCTGCCCCCTGAGAAGTTAATGTCGACAGCATCACAACGGGCATGGGTCTTAAACGCATTAAGTTTTCTAAAAAAGTAATACCGTCCATTTTGGGCATTTTAACGTCTAACGTTAACACATCGGGATTGAGCTTTTTAATTAACTCCCGGGCAATATATGGATCTTCTGCTTCACCAACCACTTCGATTTGTGAGTCGCTAGATAATATTTCACTGACAAGATTTCTGATCACCACAGAATCATCAACGATCAATACTTTAATTTTTCTCATATCAATATAACGCCTGATAATTCATACAATTGTCAAAATAATTCAATATCACCATCCACTGGTTCTTTATCAATATGATTACGATAATCAAACTCTCTTTTAACAATAGTATCGTTATGTAAGTTATTCAATTTTTTGACAAAAGCTTTACCTGTTTTGGGATGAAACAGCACTTTTCTTGGAAAGCAATCACCAAGATCAGCGCTTTCTAAAACGATGTTTTCTTGTGCCAAATATTGACGGGCAAACTCAATATTTTTTTGGCCAATATCAGACATCTGTTTGAGTACTTTCCCACCACCAAAAAGTTTAGCTCTAAGATTTATCCGCCGACCACCACATTTTAAAATCAAATTAATCAAATGCTCCATGGCAAAATTTCCATAACGAGTCGCATCAGATGTCAAACCTCTTTGCCCCCATTCCACTTCGTGCGCTTCTTTTTCAATCAAAGGCAACATAAAATGATTCATTCCCCCTATGCCTAAACTTTTATCCCAGATACAAGCAGCAATACAGGAACCTAACGTAGTGGCAATTAAAATATCGTCTTTAGTCATATAAAATTCGCCCGGCAATATTTTTGCAACTACGCTTGCTCGTTCTTTATCCCAGTAGTGGTTGATATGTGAAAATTCAGGCAGACAAGTGGTAAGAGATTGTGCTACATGGATATTTTTTTGATTATTAAAGAGCATCCTAGCCTCATAGCCCTAAAAGGGCTTTCTGAAAATTGTTCGTCCAACATTCTTAAAATATTGTTGGTAATGTCCCAAGTTTTCGCTATGTCCTAAAATCAACAAGCCACCAGGAGCTAGCATTTCGTAAAAGCGTTCAAATAATTCAATTTGCGTTTTTTTATCAAAATAAATAATCACATTACGACAAAAAATAATATCGAACGGCCCCTTCATCGGCCATTGATGTAACAAATTTAACTCTTTAAATGTCAATAGATTACGTAGACATTGAGCAACTTTTACCTTGTGAGCATTTTCCCCTGTCCCTTTAATAAAATACGGTTTTAAATATACCGAAGGGACATCTTCAATACGCTTTTCGTCATAAATACCAGCTTTTCCCTTTGCTAAAACATTACCATCAATATCCGTTGCTAATATCTTAATATCCCAAGAAGATAAAGACTGCTTACAACTCTCATATACGATAGCCGCGATACTATAGGCTTCTTCGCCGGTCGATGTAGCTGACGACCAGATACGTATTCTTTGTTGCTGTTTATTTCGTTTCAACAGTTGTGGTAATTCTATTGACAGTAAATAATCAAAGTGATGCTTTTCTCGAAAAAAACTCGTTAAATTCGTTGTGATCGCGTTAATAAAGTAGTGTTTTTCTTGTTCAGGGTTTTGCTTTAATAATTGGCAATATTGACTGAAAGACGCGAGTTTACGTTCTTTGATCACACGCGTGAGGCGGCGATAGACCATCTCACGTTTACTTGCATTTAAAACAATGCCGGCTGTGTCATAGACAAACTGACAAACAAAATTAAACTCTTTGTCCGTCAGACGAAATGGCCGTTCTCTGATGTCGTTCATAGGCAAACACTAAAATTCTTCCCATTCTTGATCTGAAACGGTTCTTTCTCGTTTGATCTGACTTACCGGGGCCGGCTGCGCAAGCACTTGCTCGCTGCTACTGACAATATTGGCAATTGGTGACCGACTAAAGCTATCATCGTCATCATTGCTAAAAAACGCTACTTGTTCTAATAACGACTGAGATTGCTCTTCCATTGATTTACTAGACGCTGCCGCTTCTTCAACTAACGCCGCATTTTGCTGCGTCATTTCATCCATTTGACTAACAGCGGCACTCACTTCACCAATACCTGCAGCTTGCTCTTTACCGGCACTGTCAATATCACCGATCATTTTCTCAACATCCTCAATCGCTGCTACCAACTCAGTAAAGGTTTGCCCGGTTTCATCGACCAATTTAGTGCCTTGGCCGACAGCATCGACACTATCGTTAATCAACCCTTTTATTTCTTTCGCAGCCCCGGCTGAGCGTTGCGCTAAATTTCTCACTTCTGCAGCGACAACCGCAAAGCCTCGCCCTTGTTCACCAGCGCGAGCAGCCTCTACAGCAGCATTAAGGGCCAGTAAATTTGTTTGAAACGCTATTTCATCAATAACGCTAATAATATCGGCAATTTTATTGCTGGATTTATTAATATCACTCATAGCAGTAATGGCATTTCTCACCACTTCACCACCATTAGTTGCCTTATCCATCACAGATTTTGATAATTTACTCGCTTCTGAGGCATTTTCTGCATTTTGTTGCACTGTACTGGTTAATTCTTCCATCGCCGACGCCGTTTCTTCTAAACTTGACGCTTGCGACTCGGTTCGGTGACTTAATTCATTATTACCTTCGGCGATTTCACGAGCCGAATCAAAGACATTGGTCGATGCGGTGCGAATTTCATTCACCATGTTATTTAAGTTAGCAATAGATGCATTCATTGCGTCAGCAAGTGCTAAAAATTCTCCATCATATTGGCCATCCATCGTTTCTGTTAAGTTTCCTTTTGATAAGGATTTAGCGACACGAATAGCTTCATTTATCGGATTAACAATCGCATCCATTAGGCCATTAATGTTATTACCAAGATCTTGCATAAAACCTTGATAATCAGAAGTGTCTATTCGGCTATCCAATTTACCAGACGTCGCATCGTTGATTAATTTCTCCACTTGGCGTTGAGCATCTTTTTCCTCAGTAATATCGAGCCATTGCACAACGGTTCCCAAGTGATTTTTTTGTTCATCAAGTAAGGCAATTGCCATAAGGTTAAAACTCAACCCAGCAATGGATATTTCGCTTTCGTAAGGGAGGTTATCTGGGTTACCTAATAAGTTTTGTTGATGGGCCGGATTTTTATGAAAAGTATCAAAGTTAGTGCCCACGATATTATCAACACTAAATGATGAAAATACCGAACGTATACGCTCTTCTCGTCGACGTAACATTTTTTTCACCGCAGGATTAGCGTAGACAATATTGCCTTTGGTATCTGCCATCATAAAGTTTGTAGTACTACCTTCAACGGCACAAGTTAAGCGACCGACTTCACTTTGTTTATCCTTTAGCGTTTGTTGCATGTTCGCTATTGCATTAGTCAACTGACCAAACTCATCCGTATCCTCAGTTGATAAGTCATTATCCAAATTGCCTTTGGCAATACTATCAAAGGTCTGTATCGCAAAATCCATGGCATTAATCGCACTTCTGATAATAACAAAGGCAATAAAACAACCAACAACAACAACGACCAGAATCAGTGACACTTCAATATACATACTACTTTCTTTAGTTGCAGCCCGCTCTTCAAGAATTTCTGTTAATGCACTCATCACTGCATCGGTATAGCCATACACTTGCTCTACTGTTGCTGTAGTTTCCCCGTAATATTTAACTGCACCATAGTCCAAAGATGCTGACTGAATAATTTCATTATCAATTAACGCCACCATGTTGTTTACGGCATTAAACGCCTCATTAAGTTTTGATGAGAGTTGCAGTCTTGCCGCCGAATTTTCCTCAAAAATACGCTCACTGCCTGTTTCCAGACCTACCACCCAAGCTTTAATATTACTCAGCTTATCAAGTATCGCTATCTTCGCCTTATCATCAAGCGACTGCGCCGCAAGTACTTTAGCGCCTTGGGCACGGGAGACTCCTAGATCATTTGCCAGACTAGGTAATTGATTAGTAACCGCCAACATCATGTAATAGCTGTCGATATAAGCATCTAATGACAGGCCAGATTTATCAGCTACCAGTTGGATTAGAGCCAGAGTTTCTTTTACCACCAGATTGTGTCTGCTCATCGATTGCTGTGCTGAAAGCGATAAGTTAACCTCTATTAAATCCGTCCAGCTTTTTTTTAATATCTTCATTTCATTGGTCAATGAAAACGACTCAACATCTGCTAACACTTTAGCCAGCTCATTAAAATCGCCATTCACTTCTTGTTCTAGTGGTTTAAGGCGATTACCTAATGATTGATCGCCACCTAAAAAACCAGCAGAAGCCCCTCTGTGATCAGCAACATTTTGAGCAATACTCTGTAATGGCGCTATCGCTAAAATACCTTCACGACTACTACGAGCGACATTAACCTCATTGAGCGAAGTTGTAACTAGGTGGTATGTTGTTATTGCCAAAGGAATTAATATCATAAAAAAAGCTAAGCTTAATTTATAAGCTAGTTTTATATTGCCAAGTAATTTATTTAACATCATTTTCTCCGTTAATATTCTTTGATAAAAAGCGTAAACCTCAACTTTCTCAAAGCTATATTTCCTTAAACATGCGTACTTGCAGGGATGTCAAACTACCCAATAAACAATTTCTCACCTGGTTACACAAATTAATTCTTAATTTATTTAATCCACTATTTCAGCTAGTTCTTCTTTACTGGTGGCGCTATAAAGCTCATTCTGATCCAGTAATTTTTGCGTATCGAGTAGGATGATTAACTTCTCATCAATAGATGCAATACCATTTAAAAAACAACTATCGATATGACTACCAAATTCAGGTGCCGGGCGAATTGCTTCACTACTCACCTTATAAACATCAGACACTGAGTCGACAACGATGCCAATCGCATTCAATCGCTCTGATTTTTGGCTACGCAGAATAATAGTGACGGTTGTAGCGCTGTATTCCAAAGGTTCAATTTCAAACCGCTGCCGTAAGTCAATCACAGGAATAATGACGCCGCGAAGATTAATAATACCTTTAAAGTAATTAGGCTTATTCGGCAGTTCAGTGACTGAGCTCCATACACGAATTTCCTGTACATATAAAATATCAAGGCCAAATTCTTCGTCTTTGATTTTAAATGTTAAATATTCTTGCTCATCACTCATCGTCCCTCACCTTTTAACTTTTCCGCTAAATGCCTAATTGCTGCAGCGCATTGACATTTAAAATAGTGACAACACTTTCCCCAACATTAACCAGTCCCTGAATACTTTCCTGAGGAATAGAGCCAACAAAGCCAGAATCTGCCTGAATATCTTGTTCCTCAACATCAATAACGTCAGATACGGCATCAACAACAAAGCCCATTGTTTTCGTTGTTCCACCATTTTCTATGGTTAACACCATCACTACCGTTGAATCTAGATACTCAGCCCGGCAGATGTTAAATTTAAGTCTGAAATCAATAATAGGTACTATCAACCCGCGAATATTAATCACCCCTTTAACATACTCCGGTGAGTTAGGGATTTTAGTGGGTAATTCCCAACTACGAATTTCTTCAACACATAAAATATCGACGGCATAACATTCACTAGCCAGATTAAACATTAAAAATTGTTTACCATTTGAGATAAAATCGATCTCATCAACCATAGATTGATCGATATCAGGGATTTCATGAGCTAATGCTTGAATGTCCATTTAAACTTCTACCTCTGGGACTAATGAAGATAAATGACGCGTACTTGTAGCTTGTTGATCACCTATAGCCATTTGAATTAATCCGGTGACATCTAATATCATAGCGACCGAACCATCACCTAAAATAGTAGCGCCGGAGATCCCGTCAACTTGCTGGTAATTATCCTGTAAGCTTTTAATCACCACTTGTTGCTGAGCTAATAAATCATCAACCATTAGCCCTACTTTTTGCCCGTCAGCTTCAACTACCACCAATAGAGCGTCTTCTATCTTTTGATGCTGCACTTGAATATTAAATAATTGACCAACAGAGATAACCGGCACATTGTCTTCTCTAAGTCGATAAAGCACCATATCTCCTGAAACCCGGTTAATGTATTCAGCCTTTGCTTGCAATGACTCGACTATAGTGATCAAAGGAATAATGTAAATTTCACTACCGACACGCACCAATTGCCCATCCAATATCGCCAAAGTCAGCGGTAGGTTAACCTTAAAAGTTGAACCTTTATCTGGTTCCGATTCCACCTGAATCCGGCCTCCTAATGCCTGAATGTTCTTTTTCACCACATCCATACCAACACCACGACCAGAAATATCACTAATTTCTTTTGCGGTAGAAAAGCCTGGCTCAAAAATGAGATCAAATACCTGACTGTCACTGAATATGCTATGTTGCTCAACGATGCCTTTTTCAACCGCTTTATTAAAAACAGCCTCTCGGTCAATACCGCCGCCATCATCATTGATTTCAATCACGATACTGCCACCTTGATGGTATGCATCGAGGGTGATCTTACCTTTTGCATTCTTACCTTTAGCCCGACGTTCTTCAGCCGCTTCAATGCCATGATCAACAGCGTTTCTCACCAAATGCGTTAATGGATCGCCTATTTGCTCCATTACCGTTTTATCTAATTCCGTATGTTCACCCTTAATAATCAGTTCAATTTCTTTGCCCATTTTATTCGACAAATCATGGATCAAACGAGGAAAGCGATTAAAAGCAAAACTAATCGGTAACATCCGAATACGCATCACGCTTTCTTGTAATTCTTTGGTGTTTTGTAACAGTTGCTCTAAACCAGAAGTTAAGCGGTCTATTTTACTTAAATCAAAATCGTTACCGAGTTCGGATAACATTGACTGGGTGATCACTAATTCCCCAACCAGGTTGATCAAGCTATCCACCTTATCGACTCCAACGCGAATAGAACCGACATCCTGCTTTACTTTTACCGCTGTTTTTTGATTATTTTTAGGGTTAGTTTTAACCGTTTCCTGATTGGTTTTCGCTTGTTCACTATCCGTTAATTTATGTTCCTCAGCTGGTAATAATTGCTGTTGCTGTAACGACATATCCGTTTTTGTTTGCGTGATATTCAGTTGACATTCATCTTCAACCCACTCAAAAATTTCTCTGATTTCTTGTTCTGTTGCCGACGAGACTAATGTTAACTGCCAGCTAATATATATTTCTTTCGGATCAATATCGGTAATAGCTGGAAGCTCTTTACAATTAGCTTTTACTGTCAGACGGCCTAAATCGGCCAAGACATTAAACAGTAATAACGGATCATTACCGGTTTGCACTAAGTGGTGTTCAGGAATAAATTCGATTTGCCAGGTAGTTGCCGTACTTCGTTGTTCAAGCGTTTGCTCGTCTTGGCAAGAACTTTTTTCTGTACCAACTATTTTTGCTTTTTGATTTAACGCTATCGTTAATAACTTGGATGTTTCTTCTATTTTAGTGGTATCACATTGTTCATCGTCTCGGATCGCTTCGATTAACGAACGCATACAATCAACTGATGCTAATAACAACTCAACATCAGGTTGTACTATTGCCCGCCGGCCATCTCTCATTTCATCCAATAAGGTTTCAACTAAATGAGTAAACTCTGTTACATGCTCAAAACCAAAAGTACCAGCTCCGCCTTTTATCGAATGAGCGGCTCTGAAAATTGAATTAATAGTTTCATCATCTCCTTGCTCAAGTGTTAACAGACTCGACTCCATTAACTCAAGCCCTTCAAAACTTTCTTCTAAAAAGCTAGGAATAAACTGCGAGAGATCCACACTCATAATGATTTACCGAATCACTCGTTTAATTGTCGCCAACAACTTATCAGGATTAAACGGTTTAACCAGCCAACCTGTAGCGCCAGCAGATTTTCCTTTTAATTTCATGTCACCAGAACTTTCAGTGGTTAACATCAGAATAGGCGTAAACTTAAAATCATCTAACTGACGCAACTCACTACATAAAGTAATACCATCCATATTGGGCATATTGACGTCCGAAATGACTAAGTCAAAGTTATCTGCCTGTGCTTTGGCTAAGCCTTCGTGTCCATCTTTTGCTTCGACAGTCTCATAACCCGCACTTTTTAGGGTAAAACTCACCATATCGCGAATTGAGTTAGAGTCATCAACAACCAATACTTTAGACATACTTTTTTCCTTATATTGTAAAAATCATCTATACGGCCAATGCTAGCTATTGAAATACGGCGCTAAAATAGGCTCATCAATTCCTAATGCCCTAATACTTTGCTCAATAATGGAAGATTGGTTTTGCCAGATAAGCGTTTTCTTTTGCGTCACCACATGAGAAACCATCGTAAGTAATAACTGTATGCCCACAGTATCAATTAGGCTGACACGACTGGTATCTAGAGTGATGTCATTATGGCTAGCGACAAATTCAAGAAATAATGATTGATATTCATCAACATTTGCAATGGTAAGTTCCGTGGGCAATATAAACATTCCCTGTCATTCCTTTGGCCGAATTTCTTTTATTCATTATATTGAAAGATATAATATTATTTGATTATCGCAAGAAATCGGTCAAAAAAAGCACATTTAATTATTACGCAAAGCAGCGAAATAACAGCGCTTAAGTTATCGCGAAAGATAAAATACAACTCAGCCTTATTTATCACTGCCCCTGTGTATATTGTATAACATCATAAAACCCAGTATCATCTGTGCGACTTATCGTTAACCAAAACATTGAGGAACTTCCATGACAATAGGCGTCGGTGGCTCAACCGCAGAAGCTGAACTTGCACAGCTGTCAGATATGACAACCAATGTAACCCCCATTTCATCGCAGGAATACCAAAAACGTATCGCTCGCGCGCAAGAGATTATGAAACAACATAATATTGCAGCAACTTATGTTAATGCCGGTACTAACCTGTATTATTTTACCGGCACTCGCTGGTACGCCAGTGAACGTATGGTGGGCGCAATTATTCCGCAATCTGGTGATATTCAATATATAGCGCCTTACTTTGAAATCAACACGCTTGAACAATACATGCAAATAAAGGGGAAAGTATGTCCTTGGCAAGAACATGAAAGCCCCTACCAACTATTTCTTAATACCTTATCATCGATGGGTATTGAACAAGGTACGATCGCTTTTGATGAATCCACCGCTTTTTTTATCGTAAATGGTATCGACAAATTATCTAATAACTACCAGCTCGTCGATGCAAAGGACATTACCGCAGGTTGTCGTATGCAAAAATCCAGTAGTGAAATTGCATTATTACAACAGGCTAAAGATATGACTTTAACCGTACAAAAGGCAGCCGCACGTATCTTACGACCAGGTATCAGTACCAAAGAAGTTGAACAATTTATTGATCAGGCCCACCGCAAGCTAGGTGCCCCCGCTGGTTCCTATTTTTGTATTGTATTATTTGGTAAAGACTCGTCATTCCCTCATGGAGTTGCTCACCCGAAGACACTTGAGCCCAATGACATCGTTCTGATAGATACAGGATGTCAAATCGAAGGTTATAACTCAGACATCACCCGCACTTATGTGTATGGCGAAGCCAATGACAGACAAAGAGCGATGTGGGATATTGAACGACAAGCACAACAGGCAGCATTTGATGCCGCCCAAATTGGTAGCCCTTGTGGTGATATTGACGTTGCAGCCCGTAATTATATTGCTAGTCAAGGCTTGGGACCTGATTATCAAACTCCCGGTTGTCCACATCGTACCGGACATGGCATAGGTTTAGACATCCATGAATGGCCATATTTAGTACAAAGCGATAAAACCCCATTAGCCCAAGGTATGTGTTTTTCAAATGAACCTATGTTAGTGATCCCAGATGAATTTGGTGTGCGTTTAGAAGATCATTTTTATATGACAGAAACAGGTCCTAAATGGTTTACTGAACCATCCTATTCCATTGACGATCCTTTTGGTTATCAGCAAAATTAATTGATTACTAAATAAAGAAGCGCAGCAATCAGTTGCGCCTCTTGCGAGTAATTAAGCAAAAATTTAGTTGGCTCACACCAATAGGTTAGTTAGAATTGCAGGATACTTGAGCAATCTAAAGACAATATGCACGCACTTTTTGAATATTTGCCACTGGTCATCTTCTTTGTTTTTTACAAATTTGGCGACTTATATTGGGCCACGGGCTCACTCATTGTAACTTCTGCTCTGCAAATCTTATATTACCTCTACAAAAAACAGCCAGTACCAAAAAGAAACTGGATATTTTTCGGCTTAATTGCCCTTTTTGGTGGTTTAACAATATTCTTGCAAGATGACAGCTTTATCAAATGGAAAGTCACCGTCATTAATGCCATTTTTGCACTGGCGTTGTTGATCAGTAACCATGTATTTAATAAAAACCTTATTAAAGACATGATGGGTGAAAACTTGCCATTGCCAGAGAATATCTGGGGTAAACTTAACTTTGCCTGGGCAATGTTCTTTTTAACCTGTGCAATATTAAACATTTACATTGCCTCTAATTACTCTCAGGAAACCTGGGTCAACTTCAAGGTCTTTGGCTTAATGGGCTTAACGATTGTTTTTGCCATCGTTAGTGTATTTTCCCTATATAAATATCTGCCACAAGATGATGAACAGACCTCAAAAAATCAAGATAACCAGTAGAATTTGAACTATGATGTATTATTTAATTTATAGCGAAGATGTTGAAAATAGTTTGCCATTACGAATGAAAGTACGAGAAAAACATCTAGCCCGCTTAAGCCAATTACAACAGCAAGGGCGCCTATTAGTTGCAGGCCCATGTCCGGCTATTGACAGTGAAAATCCAGGTGATGCTGGTTTTACTGGATCATTAGTGATAGCAAAATTTGAAAGTTTAGCACAAGCACAAACTTGGGCAGACACCGATCCGTACATCAGCGCAGGTGTTTACCAACGCGTTACCGTAAAACCCTATAAAAAGGTGTTACCTGCGTAATGATGAATCAATTTTTACTTATGCTAAGTTTCGCACTATCACTGATATTTACTAAAGCGCATGCATTTCAGGCAAAAACGGTTAATGAATGTGAGCAATCCTATCAAACCACTTCTGAGCTATCCCAATGCCTAGATTTGGTAAAAGATGTTGTCGATAAAGAGTTGCAAACCTGGATTAATAATCAAATATTTGTCTTAGAAGAGTTTGCCATTGTCACCGGACGACGCTCTGCACTGGAAATGTTTAAACGCTCTCAGCGAAACTTTATCACTTATCGTGAGAATGATTGTCGCTGGCAATATCTGCATATTTCACCTGGCACAGGCGCCGCATCCGCCTATAAAAAATGTTATATTTTGCTCACTCGCGATAGAATAAAAGAGCTCAGTCGCCTGAATTAACATTACTATTACCTTTCAATACGCACCTTTTACTTTCGCTAGAAGGTGCAATTTCTAACTGCTAATAACGTCTCTAAAAACTCTACACTTAACTACCTACAACTCACTTGCAGGTAGTCCTTTATTAATAAATTTATTACCACTGTTCTTTTAACTCTACAACCAAACATCACTCACTAGAGCTTAACAACAAATTGAATTTAGCTTAATTTTTACACTTGCATTACTGTATAAATTAATATACTGTTTATATATACAGTATATTAATTATCTTTTTGAGGTATTGTGAAAATGTTAACTTTTACTCAAACATCATTGAACGCAAGCGCTCCTTATAACAACAACTGGATTGATGTAAGAAATATCAATAATGAACAAAGCTGGTTAGCACAATACACGGATATTTGTTTACAGCATAAAGTAAATAATAAATGGATATTAATGATAGATCCCGAAGATCAATCTTTAGAACAATTAAGTAAGACCCATCATGTAGATACCAGTAGAATTTTAAAAGTAAATTCATATAACGGAAAAGTGAATTTAGAAAATCTCGGTTTCGCACTGTGCAAAGGGAATTGTGCGGCGGTGATTTTGTCAAATACCCAGTTAAAAGATGAAGATCTGTTCAAGCTTAACCAATGCGCACAACAAGGTAAAACCGCTTGTATCGTGTTAACTAATCAGCAACAATTGCACTAATTAATTACATTAAAATATTTAAGAAGATTAATGAGCTGTTATTGTGGAAACAAAAATGCATTTGAACAATGTTGCCTACCGATCATTTTAGGCAACAAACTCGCAAGCACGCCAGAGCAGTTAATGCGCTCAAGGTACAGTGCCTATGCTGCTCGATATCCACAATACATTTACGACAGTTATGCCTGCGAGCCTCAGAAAAATCAGTCGCTTGATGAGATCACTCAATGGGCTGAACAAACACTATGGTTAAAATTAACCATAGTGGCAAATGATACTGCTCCCCTTGATAGT of Thalassotalea insulae contains these proteins:
- a CDS encoding chemotaxis protein CheW, with the translated sequence MDIQALAHEIPDIDQSMVDEIDFISNGKQFLMFNLASECYAVDILCVEEIRSWELPTKIPNSPEYVKGVINIRGLIVPIIDFRLKFNICRAEYLDSTVVMVLTIENGGTTKTMGFVVDAVSDVIDVEEQDIQADSGFVGSIPQESIQGLVNVGESVVTILNVNALQQLGI
- a CDS encoding chemotaxis protein CheA, with protein sequence MSVDLSQFIPSFLEESFEGLELMESSLLTLEQGDDETINSIFRAAHSIKGGAGTFGFEHVTEFTHLVETLLDEMRDGRRAIVQPDVELLLASVDCMRSLIEAIRDDEQCDTTKIEETSKLLTIALNQKAKIVGTEKSSCQDEQTLEQRSTATTWQIEFIPEHHLVQTGNDPLLLFNVLADLGRLTVKANCKELPAITDIDPKEIYISWQLTLVSSATEQEIREIFEWVEDECQLNITQTKTDMSLQQQQLLPAEEHKLTDSEQAKTNQETVKTNPKNNQKTAVKVKQDVGSIRVGVDKVDSLINLVGELVITQSMLSELGNDFDLSKIDRLTSGLEQLLQNTKELQESVMRIRMLPISFAFNRFPRLIHDLSNKMGKEIELIIKGEHTELDKTVMEQIGDPLTHLVRNAVDHGIEAAEERRAKGKNAKGKITLDAYHQGGSIVIEINDDGGGIDREAVFNKAVEKGIVEQHSIFSDSQVFDLIFEPGFSTAKEISDISGRGVGMDVVKKNIQALGGRIQVESEPDKGSTFKVNLPLTLAILDGQLVRVGSEIYIIPLITIVESLQAKAEYINRVSGDMVLYRLREDNVPVISVGQLFNIQVQHQKIEDALLVVVEADGQKVGLMVDDLLAQQQVVIKSLQDNYQQVDGISGATILGDGSVAMILDVTGLIQMAIGDQQATSTRHLSSLVPEVEV
- a CDS encoding response regulator, with protein sequence MSKVLVVDDSNSIRDMVSFTLKSAGYETVEAKDGHEGLAKAQADNFDLVISDVNMPNMDGITLCSELRQLDDFKFTPILMLTTESSGDMKLKGKSAGATGWLVKPFNPDKLLATIKRVIR
- a CDS encoding STAS domain-containing protein — protein: MFILPTELTIANVDEYQSLFLEFVASHNDITLDTSRVSLIDTVGIQLLLTMVSHVVTQKKTLIWQNQSSIIEQSIRALGIDEPILAPYFNS
- a CDS encoding M24 family metallopeptidase, whose product is MTIGVGGSTAEAELAQLSDMTTNVTPISSQEYQKRIARAQEIMKQHNIAATYVNAGTNLYYFTGTRWYASERMVGAIIPQSGDIQYIAPYFEINTLEQYMQIKGKVCPWQEHESPYQLFLNTLSSMGIEQGTIAFDESTAFFIVNGIDKLSNNYQLVDAKDITAGCRMQKSSSEIALLQQAKDMTLTVQKAAARILRPGISTKEVEQFIDQAHRKLGAPAGSYFCIVLFGKDSSFPHGVAHPKTLEPNDIVLIDTGCQIEGYNSDITRTYVYGEANDRQRAMWDIERQAQQAAFDAAQIGSPCGDIDVAARNYIASQGLGPDYQTPGCPHRTGHGIGLDIHEWPYLVQSDKTPLAQGMCFSNEPMLVIPDEFGVRLEDHFYMTETGPKWFTEPSYSIDDPFGYQQN
- a CDS encoding septation protein A, coding for MHALFEYLPLVIFFVFYKFGDLYWATGSLIVTSALQILYYLYKKQPVPKRNWIFFGLIALFGGLTIFLQDDSFIKWKVTVINAIFALALLISNHVFNKNLIKDMMGENLPLPENIWGKLNFAWAMFFLTCAILNIYIASNYSQETWVNFKVFGLMGLTIVFAIVSVFSLYKYLPQDDEQTSKNQDNQ
- a CDS encoding YciI family protein, which translates into the protein MYYLIYSEDVENSLPLRMKVREKHLARLSQLQQQGRLLVAGPCPAIDSENPGDAGFTGSLVIAKFESLAQAQTWADTDPYISAGVYQRVTVKPYKKVLPA
- a CDS encoding lysozyme inhibitor LprI family protein; protein product: MMNQFLLMLSFALSLIFTKAHAFQAKTVNECEQSYQTTSELSQCLDLVKDVVDKELQTWINNQIFVLEEFAIVTGRRSALEMFKRSQRNFITYRENDCRWQYLHISPGTGAASAYKKCYILLTRDRIKELSRLN
- a CDS encoding YchJ family protein codes for the protein MSCYCGNKNAFEQCCLPIILGNKLASTPEQLMRSRYSAYAARYPQYIYDSYACEPQKNQSLDEITQWAEQTLWLKLTIVANDTAPLDSIKHSEHENLPKVHFKALYLDGKQFCLMEEISRFIKENGQWRYLDGDIIYHEALPTPKRNAPCLCLSGKKFKHCCALKY